Proteins encoded within one genomic window of Macrotis lagotis isolate mMagLag1 chromosome 3, bilby.v1.9.chrom.fasta, whole genome shotgun sequence:
- the LOC141519667 gene encoding olfactory receptor 4C11-like yields the protein MKNNVTEFILLGLTQDPVKKKIIFVIFLVFYTATAIGNLLIILTIKTSPTLGGSPMYFFLSYLSFADFCFSSNTAPKLIVDSLSRKQTISFGECMTQLVGAHFFGCMEVLILVLMAYDRYVAICKPLYYTVIMNQKMCGNLMLWALMGSFLHSFSQIFIALSLPFCGPNVIDHYWCDLQPLLKLACTDAYSVKLLVLFNSGVVCMVSFAILMSSYMLILYSLRNHSAEGKRKAFSTCTTHIIVVIIFFVPCIFMYARPPINFPVDKLVSVFYTIGTPLLNPLIYTLRNAEVKIAMKKLWSKKAG from the coding sequence ATGAAAAACAACGTGACTGAATTCATCCTTCTGGGACTGACACAAGACccagtgaaaaagaaaatcatatttgtCATCTTCTTGGTTTTCTACACTGCAACTGCAATAGGAAACCTACTCATCATTTTGACCATCAAGACCAGTCCCACACTTGGGGGAAGTCCCATGTACTTTTTTCTGAGTTACTTGTCCTTTGCAGACTTCTGCTTCTCTAGTAATACAGCCCCCAAACTGATTGTAGACAGCCTCTCTCGAAAACAAACCATCTCCTTTGGTGAATGCATGACACAATTAGTTGGAGCACATTTCTTTGGATGCATGGAAGTCTTGATCCTAGTCCTTATGGCTTATGACCGTTATGTGGCCATTTGTAAGCCTCTATATTACACGGTCATCATGAACCAGAAGATGTGTGGGAATTTAATGTTATGGGCCTTGATGGGGTCTTTTCTGCATTCTTTCAGCCAGATCTTCATTGCATTGAGTTTACCCTTCTGTGGACCCAATGTGATTGATCATTATTGGTGTGATTTACAGCCTTTATTGAAATTGGCCTGCACTGATGCATACTCGGTCAAATTATTGGTTCTTTTCAATAGTGGGGTCGTATGCATGGTGAGCTTTGCAATTCTAATGTCTTCCTATATGTTAATTCTTTATTCACTAAGAAATCATAGTGCTGAAGGGAAGCGAAAAGCCTTCTCCACCTGTACCACTCACATCATTGTAGTCATTATATTTTTTGTCCCTTGTATTTTTATGTACGCTCGCCCCCCAATTAATTTTCCTGTGGACAAGTTGGTGTCTGTATTTTACACCATTGGGACACCTTTGCTCAACCCATTGATCTATACACTGAGGAATGCGGAAGTAAAAATTGCTATGAAGAAGCTATGGAGCAAGAAAGCAGGTTAA